TGCCGCACGAGCGGCGGTTCGCCCTCGGGGTGCCCACGGAAGGGGTGCACTGGGTGACGGCGGCGGGGGCGCGGCCCGGGGTGGACTCGGTGACGTTGTCGGACGCGGACGCCGTGGCGCGGGCGGTGCTGCGGGTGGCGGCGGCGCCGGAGGAGCCGGCCGCGGACTCCCGCGTAGCGGCACCAGGGGTGACGCAGCGCGAGGAGCCGGTCGCGGTCCCCACGTTGCGGCAGCCGGGGTGGCGCAGCGCGAGGTGACGCACGGGCTCGGCACGCGAACGGCGCGGAAGTGAACATCCCGTACCGAACGCACGAGCCCCCCACGAACCCCCTGTCACACCCCCGGCGTACGCTGTGTGGCTCACGGGGGACGACGGGGGAGTCGCGGTGCTGGACAGTATGGGGTCGCTCACGGGCGGCCCATGGATCTACGCGATGGTCGCCACGTCGGTCCTGCTCGACGTGTTCGTCCCCGTCCTGCCGAGCGGAGTGCTGGTCATCATGGCGGCGACGGCCGCCGCGGCGGGCTCCGGCGCGGCGACCGGGCGCGTCCCGGCCGACGTGCCCGACATCCTGCTCCTCACCCTCTGCGCCACGACCGCCTCGGTACTGGGCGACCTGGTGGCCTACCGCCTCGCCTGGCGCGGCGGCGAGCGCCTGGACCGCGCGCTGGCCCGCTCGCGCCGGCTGACCGTCGCACAGGAACGTCTCGGCATGGCCCTGGCCCGGGGCGGCGGGGCGCTGGTCGTGCTGGCCCGCTTCGCGCCCGCCGGCCGTTCGGTGGTCTCCCTCACCGCGGGCGCCGCCCACCGCCGCGCCCGGGACTTCGTCCCCTGGTCGGCCCTCGCGGGGCTGTCCTGGGCCACGTACAGCGTCGCCCTCGGCTACTTCGGCGCCCACTGGCTGGGCGCGACCTGGCTCGCGGCGGGCGTGTCCCTGGTCGCGCTGTTCGGGGCGGGGGCGGCGGCCACGTACCTGATGCGGCGGGCGTGAGGGCCGCAGGGAAACTTCGGCGCCCACCACCTCGCGCCTCTGGAATGGCCGAGCCGCTACCGCGCGTGCACGATGGAACACACAGAGGGGGACAAATACCGATAAGGCCGCGGAACGCCCCCCGTGCGTCCGCCGACGCCACGGAGGACGCCATGGCGATCACACCACCGCAACGGGCCCAGGTGCGCACCGCACTGGCCGGGCTGCTGATCGCGGCCGCGGGTGCGGCGACGCTCGTCTCCTGCGGCGGCGACGAGGGCGACGGCGGCGCCGCCTCCCCGCGGCCGACGCCCTCGGGCCCCTATACCGCGTCCTTCTCCGGCACCCCCGCCTCCGCCCTCGCCACACTGGCGGAATCCGCCCGGGCGCGGGCCTCGGCCGCGGCCTCCTCCGCCGCCGCCCGCGCCTCCGAGTTCGAGGCGTCGGTGTCGGCGGAGGTCGAGCGCGCCAACGTGGCCGCGCGGCGCGAACTGGCGGACGTCGAGGGCCAGGGCAACGCCATGGCGGACGTGTCC
This region of Streptomyces chromofuscus genomic DNA includes:
- a CDS encoding DedA family protein produces the protein MLDSMGSLTGGPWIYAMVATSVLLDVFVPVLPSGVLVIMAATAAAAGSGAATGRVPADVPDILLLTLCATTASVLGDLVAYRLAWRGGERLDRALARSRRLTVAQERLGMALARGGGALVVLARFAPAGRSVVSLTAGAAHRRARDFVPWSALAGLSWATYSVALGYFGAHWLGATWLAAGVSLVALFGAGAAATYLMRRA